From Anas acuta chromosome 11, bAnaAcu1.1, whole genome shotgun sequence, the proteins below share one genomic window:
- the PROK2 gene encoding prokineticin-2, translating into MRSLRGAPPPLPVLLLLLGLGLAAGRGAVITGACDRDQQCGGGMCCAVSLWIRSLRMCTPMGNLGEECHPLSHRVPFPGRRMHHTCPCLPSLACARTSPSKFRCLPDFRKEDVFF; encoded by the exons ATGCGGAGCCTGCGCGGAGCCCCGCCGcccctgcccgtgctgctgctgctgctggggctggggctggcggcggggcgcggagcCGTCATCACCGGG GCCTGCGACAGAGATCAGCAGTGCGGAGGAGGGATGTGCTGTGCGGTCAGCCTGTGGATCCGCAGCCTGCGAATGTGCACGCCGATGGGGAATTTGGGAGAGGAGTGCCATCCTTTGAGTCACCGG GTGCCCTTCCCGGGGCGGAGGATGCACCACAcctgcccctgcctccccagcctGGCGTGCGCACGGACTTCTCCCAGCAAGTTCAGGTGTTTGCCGGACTTCAGGAAAGAGGACGTCTTCTTCTAG